The region GGAAATGCGCTGGCGCGCCTGGATGACCAGCCACTACCTGGAGCGCTGGTTGTCCAACCAGGCGTTTTACCGGCTGGAACTGGCCCGTTTTGCCAGCCCGCCCGATGCCGATGGCATGCCGGCCCGAAACCCCGACAACCCGGATCAGCGGATTCAGGAAGACATCAACCAGTTCACCGCGTACAGCATTTCGCTGTCGATGGGTTTGCTCAACGCCGTGGTGACCCTGGCGAGTTTTGTCGGCATCCTGTGGGGCCTGTCGGGTGGTTTTGCGTTCACGCTGGGTGGTACAGCGTTCAACATCCCCGGCTTCATGGTCTGGATGGCACTGCTGTATTGCCTGGCGGGCAGCGTGATCACCCACTACATTGGCCGACCACAGATCCAACTCAACTTTGAGCAGCAGCGCCTGGAGGCTGAATTCCGTCACCACATGGTGCGGGTGCGCGAATACAGCGAAGCCATTGCGCTGGATCGGGGCGAGGGTGTTGAGCGCCAGCAGTTGGACACGCGTTTTGGCCAGGTACTGGGCAACTATCTCGCGCTGATCAAGGCGCAAAAAGGCTTGATCTGGTTCACCAGCTTTTTTGGCCAAGCCGCCGTGGTATTTCCGTTTGTGGTGGCCGCACCGCGCTTTTTCAGCGGAGCCATTCAATTGGGCGAGCTGATGCAGATCTCCAGCGCATTTGGCCAGGTGCAAGGCGCTTTGAGCTGGTTTGTCGACAACTACAGCAGCTTGGCGGCCTGGCGTGCCACCACCGACCGTTTAACCAGTTTTGAAGCATCTTTTAATGCTCTAGCGCTTGATAATAAAGCGCTGGTAGCTACAAACTCTGAAGCACTCGAAAGTGTTGACCTGCAGCTTGAGCTGCCCGATGGGTCGCTGCTGTTGCAGCATACCCGGCTCAAAGCCGTGACGGGCGACAGCATCTTGTTGCAAGGGCCTTCTGGCAGCGGCAAATCCAGCCTGTTTCGCGCCTTTGCGGGCATCTGGCCGTTTGCCTCAGGGCATTTGCAGCGCCCGCAGGATGCCATGTTCATGCCACAACGGCCTTATTTCCCCAACGGGCCACTGCGTCAGGCCCTGGCTTACCCGCAGGTGGCCAGCCTTTTCACGGACGACGAGCTGCGCCAGGCGCTGACCCTCGCCGAATTGCCCGATCTGACCCACCAGCTGGACCGGGCTGATGCCTGGGGTCAAACACTCTCTGGCGGGGAACAACAGCGTTTGGCCATTGCCCGCGTGCTACTGAAAAAACCACAATGGGTATTTGCCGATGAAGCCACCAGCGCACTCGACGAAGCCACAGAAAATACCTTGTACAAACAGCTTCTAAAGCATATACAACAAGCGCAAGGAGCTATTATTTCAATAGCACATAAACCAGGTGTTGCCGCTTACCATACCCGTCAATGGGTACTTCAAAAACAAACGGGCAGTGACCCTGCCCGTTTTGAACTGAAGGAAACCAAGCTTCACATCTGAGGTTTCTCGGTCTTGGCAATCTTGGTGGGAGAGTAGGTGAAAGACTGCTCCGTCATCAAACCTTGGGTGGAGGCATCCAGTCGGTTCGGAGTCAACTGGACTTGGTCTTTCACCTCTTGCTGCACCTGAACAGCGCTGGCACTGGCCAGCCAAAGTGATTTCATGTTGTCCAGCAACAACTGGTACATCGGTGGTTCAGGCGGCGGCTTGACTTCTTCAGGGGCCGGTTTTTTAACCGTCCAATCGGTCTGTACGGCTTCAGAGGAGCCAGCTCGGGTGGGGTCGGCCACACTGCTGTACACACCTTCTCCAAAATTGGGTTTATCCACCTGGTTGATCATGTTGATCACGCTGGGCACAGGTTCATCCGGTATCGCGTTTTGATGGCTTGGATTCACGGGTGCTACAGGTACCACTTTCCCGGTTGCGAGCGAAGCCGACTCCGCAGCAAGCGGCCGCGAACTGGGAATCCGGTCAATGGAAGGTAGTTGCATGGTGTGTAAGGCGTCAGAATGGGTCTGGGGTCTTTCCTCCGTTCGTTGACTCTATAACGGCAGAATTGAGGGGTAATTTAGGCCTATTTTTAAAATTAATCCATTTATTTCAAAAAAGGGTGGTTTGCACCCCTCATGCAGCCCGAACAACCCTGTCCCACAGCGCCCTGGCACAGCCCGCCGCTGAAATCAGGCCGGGTTATCATCACCTGAACTTAGAGCGATTGGTGGTATCGCATGTGTCTGACAGATTGGAAATGGAATTAACAACTTGGACCCTCAGCGCGGCTACGTCCTGTGTCTGTGTCTGTGTCATTCTGGCCCCATGGCTTCATCTTGAGGTATCGCGTTTATGAAGCATCAAATTTTCTCAAGACTGCGCTTGGGCTGGTTTTCCAGCATCGTCTGCTTGGGTGCCGTGGTGGCGCTGGTCAGTTACCTTTGGACTTCTCCAGACATCAACATTTTTTCACCCCACAAAACACCCCTGCTTTTCAGCCCGTATCTGGATTTGAATCTGGCGACCGAGGTCACGACACCGTTGTCCAACACTTTTTTTT is a window of Rhodoferax lithotrophicus DNA encoding:
- a CDS encoding ABC transporter ATP-binding protein/permease, translating into MRLMPPITAFRTFVSQAWALSRPYFASEKKWQARAMLAAIVALNLALVYMAVLFNDWNKLFYDALQAKNADVFWAQLGRFTYLAFAFIVIAVYKFYLTQLLEMRWRAWMTSHYLERWLSNQAFYRLELARFASPPDADGMPARNPDNPDQRIQEDINQFTAYSISLSMGLLNAVVTLASFVGILWGLSGGFAFTLGGTAFNIPGFMVWMALLYCLAGSVITHYIGRPQIQLNFEQQRLEAEFRHHMVRVREYSEAIALDRGEGVERQQLDTRFGQVLGNYLALIKAQKGLIWFTSFFGQAAVVFPFVVAAPRFFSGAIQLGELMQISSAFGQVQGALSWFVDNYSSLAAWRATTDRLTSFEASFNALALDNKALVATNSEALESVDLQLELPDGSLLLQHTRLKAVTGDSILLQGPSGSGKSSLFRAFAGIWPFASGHLQRPQDAMFMPQRPYFPNGPLRQALAYPQVASLFTDDELRQALTLAELPDLTHQLDRADAWGQTLSGGEQQRLAIARVLLKKPQWVFADEATSALDEATENTLYKQLLKHIQQAQGAIISIAHKPGVAAYHTRQWVLQKQTGSDPARFELKETKLHI